Below is a window of Aedes albopictus strain Foshan unplaced genomic scaffold, AalbF5 HiC_scaffold_1021, whole genome shotgun sequence DNA.
tgggggcaTCCTGTCttacagtggcgattccctaacctcaactctacctgttcaacgatcgcaaattcttgatttttcgcaATAAATTGGCGTGCAATTTGTAggaaatgacgagaatagccgtttccgcccattttcaatttgattcggatcctgaattctccgcaaatgcatTTTTtaaggtcgttgaacaggtaaaaatgaggttacgagacgccactgctgtcttaggattctggaagaatcctgtttCAGGATTAATGTCTTTGGATTGTGGAGGAATCCTGTCTCCGGATTTTGATAGAATCCTGTTTCCGGATTCTGGTAAAATCCTGTCTCCGGATTCTTGTGAGAGATCATGCCTCagaattctggtagaatcctgtctccgggttctggaggaatcctgtctcaggatttgGGAGAAAACCTGTCTCAGGTTTCTGAAGATATCCGGCCTtgggattctagaggaatcctgtctcagggttctagaggaatcctgtctcatgattctggaaaaaatctgtctcagaattctggaggaatcctgtctcaatattctggaggaatcctgtctcaTAATTTTTGTAAAATCCTGTTTTTGGATTGTGGTAGAATtatgtctcaggattctggtagaatcccgtctcaggattctggtacaATCATGtcttaggattctggaggaatcctgtctcaggattctgaaggaatgctgtctcagaattctgaaggaatcctgtctcaggattctgaaggaatcctgtctcaggattctgaaggaatcctgtctcaggattctgaagaagtCCTGTCTCAGAATTCTAGTACAATtctgtctcaggattctagtaGAATCCTGGCTCaggtttctgatagaatcctttctgatgattctggtagaatcctgccTCTGGATTGTGGTCATGATTGTGGTAGTGTATTGTGGTATCCTAGAGTCCTGTAGTcctaggattctgatagaattctG
It encodes the following:
- the LOC134284399 gene encoding uncharacterized protein LOC134284399; amino-acid sequence: MHTMMNTVRISKHDSTRILSQNSIRILGLQDSRIPQYTTTIMTTIQRQDSTRIIRKDSIRNLSQDSTRILRQNCTRILRQDFFRILRQDSFRILRQDSFRILRQDSFRILRQHSFRILRQDSSRILRHDCTRILRRDSTRILRHNSTTIQKQDFTKIMRQDSSRILRQDSSRILRQIFSRIMRQDSSRTLRQDSSRIPRPDIFRNLRQVFSQILRQDSSRTRRQDSTRILRHDLSQESGDRILPESGNRILSKSGDRIPPQSKDINPETGFFQNPKTAVASRNLIFTCSTTLKNAFAENSGSESN